The Pontibacter pudoricolor genome contains a region encoding:
- a CDS encoding DUF1801 domain-containing protein, with amino-acid sequence MRTKATTNQVDEYIEKLNPEKVHLAQEIRRIIQGSVSHLEECVRWDYPCYFFYGPVCYFASSRSGIHFGFFRGKELSDPARRLVSRNGQPFHIKIRTTDDIDEAYFGELIREAVLLNQN; translated from the coding sequence ATGAGAACCAAGGCTACCACAAATCAGGTGGATGAATACATCGAGAAACTGAATCCTGAAAAAGTACATTTGGCGCAGGAAATCCGCCGCATCATACAGGGGTCGGTGTCGCACCTGGAAGAATGCGTGCGCTGGGATTACCCGTGTTATTTCTTCTATGGTCCTGTTTGTTATTTCGCATCATCACGCAGTGGCATTCACTTTGGCTTCTTCAGGGGCAAAGAGCTCTCAGACCCGGCCCGCCGACTGGTTAGCCGCAATGGCCAGCCTTTTCACATCAAGATCCGCACAACCGATGATATTGACGAAGCCTACTTTGGCGAGCTGATCCGCGAAGCCGTACTACTTAATCAGAATTAG
- a CDS encoding cation diffusion facilitator family transporter, with the protein MAHNHSQDHAHHHHGGSNIKVAFFLNLGFTILEFIGGFWINSVAVMSDALHDLGDSLSLGLAWYFEKLSKKGSDRSFSYGYKRFSLLGAVVNSVILLAGSFIILSESIPRIWNPEPVNAVGMIGFAILGIVVNGAAVLRLKGDSSINERVVRLHLMEDVLGWVAVLVGGIFLYFFNWPAIDPLLSIGITCYVLYNVVKNLRQSMKILLQGTPLNINLDEVQKRLLALPEIQSIHDLHSWTLDGTYNVLTLHAVISENLLLEQTETIKTRIRELMADLAVQHVTVELEVPGYECEHEDCSNPNSD; encoded by the coding sequence ATGGCACACAACCATTCTCAAGACCACGCACATCACCACCATGGCGGCAGCAACATAAAAGTAGCTTTTTTCCTGAACCTGGGTTTTACCATACTGGAGTTTATAGGTGGTTTCTGGATAAACAGCGTTGCCGTAATGTCAGACGCCCTGCATGATCTGGGTGATTCGCTCTCCCTGGGTTTGGCCTGGTACTTCGAGAAGCTATCCAAGAAAGGGAGCGACCGTAGTTTCTCGTATGGGTACAAACGTTTCTCGCTACTGGGTGCCGTTGTTAATTCGGTTATCCTGCTGGCAGGTTCCTTTATTATCCTCTCCGAATCTATTCCACGCATCTGGAACCCGGAGCCGGTGAATGCTGTCGGCATGATCGGTTTTGCCATTTTAGGTATAGTTGTGAATGGGGCTGCGGTGCTCAGGTTAAAAGGCGATAGTTCTATAAACGAGCGGGTAGTGCGCCTGCATTTAATGGAAGATGTACTTGGCTGGGTGGCGGTGCTGGTTGGCGGTATTTTTCTTTATTTTTTTAACTGGCCTGCTATTGATCCACTGTTATCGATAGGCATTACATGTTACGTACTTTACAATGTAGTAAAGAACCTGCGCCAGAGTATGAAGATACTGCTGCAGGGCACGCCCCTGAATATTAACCTCGATGAAGTGCAGAAACGGTTGCTTGCGCTACCGGAAATACAATCGATACACGACCTGCATAGCTGGACACTGGATGGAACCTACAATGTACTGACACTACACGCTGTAATATCAGAAAACCTGCTCTTGGAGCAAACTGAAACTATAAAAACCAGGATTCGGGAATTAATGGCTGACCTGGCTGTGCAACATGTAACAGTAGAGCTGGAAGTGCCGGGGTATGAGTGCGAGCACGAGGACTGCAGTAATCCTAATTCTGATTAA